The segment GCGACCGGCTTCACGTGCCAGGCCGGAGAGCTGCACCTCAACGAAAGCGAGTTCATCGGCGAGGTGATCGACCCCGCGACCGGGGAGATCGCGCCCGGCGGCGAGGGTGAGCTGGTGCTCACCAACCTCGGCCGGGAGGGATCGCCGGTCGTCCGGTACCGCACCGGCGACCGCGTGCGCCTGACACTCGAGCGCTGCGCGTGCGGGCGGACGTTCGGCCGGCTCGCCGGAGGCATCCTCGGACGCGCCGACGACATGCTGGTCGTGCGCGGCATCAACGTCTTTCCGAGCGTCATCGAGGACGTCGTGCGGCAGTTCGAATGCGTCGACGAGTTCCGCATCGAAGTGCGGCGACAGCGCGAGATGCTCGACCTCAACGTGATCGTGGAGATCGACGGCGACCGGTACGCCACCGACCAGATCACGATGACGCTCGCAGACCTACGCCGGCGGCTGCGCGCCGCCTGCGGCATCCGGATCGACGCGGACGCGGCCGCGGCCGGCACGCTGCCGCGGTGGGAGCTCAAGGCACGGCGGGTCGTGCACATCGGGTAACCCACGGGGGGTGGGATACATGGGAGACGATCGGACGGTGGCTTCGCGAAAGACACTCACGCGCCGCACGCTGCTGCGCGGGGCGGCCGGAGCCGGGCTCGCCGGCGCGGCGATCGCCGGCGCCGGGAGCCCGGGGGCGCGCGGGTTCGGGGTGCCGGCGGTCCTCGCGGCCGCGCCCGTCAAGATCGGCCTGCTTGTTTCGTACTCCAAGGTCTACGGGCAGCTCGGCGAAGACATCACCGCCGGTATGACGTTGTACCTGGACGGCATCGGCTGGACGGCCGGCGGCCGGCGGATCACGTGGATTCGCGAGGACGAGGAGATCGATCCTCAGGTCGGCGTCCGCAAGACCCGGAAGCTGATCGAGGCCGACGGCGTGGACTTCCTCACAGGGATCGTCGCCACGCCCACGGCATACGCCATCCGGGATATGGTCCACAACAGCAAGACGATCCTCGTCGTCAGCAACGCCGGCGGCAATCTGCTGACGCGCGCGCGGCGGAGTCCCTACATCTTCCGCGTCTCGTTCACGTCGTGGCAGGTCAGCGCGCCGTTCGGCAAGTGGTTCTACGACAACGTCGCCCGCACGGCCGCGCTCACCGCGGCGAACTACGGTTTCGGGACCGAGTCCCTCGCGGCGTTCAAGGAGACGTTCATCCCGGCCGGCGGGAAGGTCATCGGCGAGGTGCTGCCGCCGCTCAACAACACGGACTACGCGCCGTACATCACGCAAGTTTTAAAGATGTCGCCGGAAGCGACCTACAACTTCTACAGCGGCAGCGATGCCGTGCGGTTCGTCGCTCAGTCCGTTCAGTACGGGCTGGCGAAAGCCAGCCGGACGACCGGGGCAGGATTCATGGTCGAGCAGGACGTG is part of the bacterium genome and harbors:
- a CDS encoding ABC transporter substrate-binding protein, producing the protein MGDDRTVASRKTLTRRTLLRGAAGAGLAGAAIAGAGSPGARGFGVPAVLAAAPVKIGLLVSYSKVYGQLGEDITAGMTLYLDGIGWTAGGRRITWIREDEEIDPQVGVRKTRKLIEADGVDFLTGIVATPTAYAIRDMVHNSKTILVVSNAGGNLLTRARRSPYIFRVSFTSWQVSAPFGKWFYDNVARTAALTAANYGFGTESLAAFKETFIPAGGKVIGEVLPPLNNTDYAPYITQVLKMSPEATYNFYSGSDAVRFVAQSVQYGLAKASRTTGAGFMVEQDVLPAEGVNALNIYSPLHWALKLQNPENLAFTRAYRTRFKRDASVFAMQGYDAARVIVEGLNRTGGNTTDKDRLVEAMAAVKFASPRGQFEFDPNTHNVIQNIYVRQVRQIGSDLANVVFVNLGRVTDPGK